A single genomic interval of Oncorhynchus mykiss isolate Arlee chromosome 13, USDA_OmykA_1.1, whole genome shotgun sequence harbors:
- the LOC110487376 gene encoding histone H3.v1 isoform X2 produces the protein MSSLNYSPPVKEEEVCWTEEEALGLNIVVKDEKEEEDVTVKQQVEGEAVTVKEEEKDVSVKEEEEKEEEDAFRVKEEEDVTVKEEEEEDAVFGVKEEGAITVTLEDEEVEIGDLINTRGPEP, from the exons ATGAGCTCCCTAAACTACTCCCCTCCTgttaaagaagaggaggtctgctggacggaggaAGAAGCTCTGGGGCTGAACATTGTTGTGAAAgatgagaaggaagaggaggatgttacagtaaaacaaCAAGTGgagggtgaggctgttacagtgaaagaagaagagaaagacgtttcagtgaaagaagaggaagagaaagaggaggaagacgcgttcagagtgaaagaggaggaggatgttacagtaaaagaagaggaagaggaggatgcagtttttggagtgaaagaggaaggGGCGATTACTGTCACATTGGAAGATGAAGAGGTGGAGATTGGAGATCTAATTAACACAA gaggacctgagccctag
- the LOC110487376 gene encoding zinc finger protein 436 isoform X1 codes for MSSLNYSPPVKEEEVCWTEEEALGLNIVVKDEKEEEDVTVKQQVEGEAVTVKEEEKDVSVKEEEEKEEEDAFRVKEEEDVTVKEEEEEDAVFGVKEEGAITVTLEDEEVEIGDLINTREIRDYRGSSEEPQQQHDDEEAEKSLSTSEHLKKHQRRPTGKKSHYCSDCGKRCRTSSELKIHQRVHTGEKPYSCNQCGKSFTTSSHLIVHQRTHTGEKSYSCDQCGKSFITSSILTRHKRTHTGEKPYSCDQCGKSFITSGILTRHHRTHTGEKPYSCDQCGKSFNTSSILTRHHRTHTGEKSYSCDQCGKSFVRSGNLTVHQRTHTGERPYSCGQCGMSYVRSDHLTVHQRTHTGEKPYSCDQCGKSFNTSSILTRHQRTHTGENPYGCDPCGKGFTTSC; via the exons ATGAGCTCCCTAAACTACTCCCCTCCTgttaaagaagaggaggtctgctggacggaggaAGAAGCTCTGGGGCTGAACATTGTTGTGAAAgatgagaaggaagaggaggatgttacagtaaaacaaCAAGTGgagggtgaggctgttacagtgaaagaagaagagaaagacgtttcagtgaaagaagaggaagagaaagaggaggaagacgcgttcagagtgaaagaggaggaggatgttacagtaaaagaagaggaagaggaggatgcagtttttggagtgaaagaggaaggGGCGATTACTGTCACATTGGAAGATGAAGAGGTGGAGATTGGAGATCTAATTAACACAA gagagatacGGGACTACCGTGGATCCTCTGAGGAGCCtcaacaacaacatgatgatgaagaggcagagaagagtctctccacatcagaacacctcaagaaacaccagcGGAGACCCACAGGAAAGAAATCTCactactgctctgactgtgggaaacgTTGCAGAACTTCATCAGAACTTAAAATACACCAGcgagtacacacaggagagaagccttatagctgtaatcaatgtgggaagagttttacgaCATCTAGCCATCTGattgtacaccagagaacacacacaggagagaaatcttatagctgtgatcaatgtgggaagagttttattaCATCTAGCATTCTGACTCGacacaagagaacacacacaggagagaaaccttatagctgtgaccaatgtgggaagagttttattaCATCTGGCATTCTGACTCGACACcatagaacacacacaggagagaaaccttatagctgtgaccaatgtgggaagagttttaataCATCTAGCATTCTGACTCGACACcatagaacacacacaggagagaaatcgtatagctgtgatcaatgtgggaagagttttgttcgaTCTGGCAATCTGacagtacaccagagaacacacacaggagagagaccgtatagctgtggtcaatgtgggatgAGTTATGTTCGATCTGACCATCTGacagtacaccagagaacacacacaggagagaaaccttatagctgtgaccaatgtgggaagagttttaataCATCTAGCATTCTGACtagacaccagagaacacacacaggagagaacccTTATGGCTGTGATCCATGTGGGAAGGGTTTTACTACATCTTGCTAG
- the LOC110487376 gene encoding cilia- and flagella-associated protein 251 isoform X3, producing MSSLNYSPPVKEEEVCWTEEEALGLNIVVKDEKEEEDVTVKQQVEGEAVTVKEEEKDVSVKEEEEKEEEDAFRVKEEEDVTVKEEEEEDAVFGVKEEGAITVTLEDEEVEIGDLINTRPEP from the exons ATGAGCTCCCTAAACTACTCCCCTCCTgttaaagaagaggaggtctgctggacggaggaAGAAGCTCTGGGGCTGAACATTGTTGTGAAAgatgagaaggaagaggaggatgttacagtaaaacaaCAAGTGgagggtgaggctgttacagtgaaagaagaagagaaagacgtttcagtgaaagaagaggaagagaaagaggaggaagacgcgttcagagtgaaagaggaggaggatgttacagtaaaagaagaggaagaggaggatgcagtttttggagtgaaagaggaaggGGCGATTACTGTCACATTGGAAGATGAAGAGGTGGAGATTGGAGATCTAATTAACACAA gacctgagccctag